agatagaaaattttatatatagtttattatgataattatttttgtttaatatattttagaacttgagataaaagtaaataaatacataaagtagaataagaaaaataataaaatgaaataataagaGGATAGATATTCTCTTTAGTTTAGGGTTATAAAAGtctttttgacaaaagaaagtGTGTCTCAAGTGATAAGTGTCTTGTAGtgtaatttgaatgtgagaaaaTGTCTCTGTAAAAAATTCACATACTAGAGTTACTAGACATTGTGTCGCTCCTTTACGTATGTTCTATGTATATTGTTTTCTAGAATACTACATAAAGGTaactaaatactaaaataatttatcagCATATCAAAAACAAGTATTTAATTTGAAGGCAGGAATTTATTATActcaaaaagaaaagtaaatttatttgtcgatgtttattttattttgcaattttgttattttataataaaaaatatatatgttttataataatGCACTGCTGCTACATGATGCTTGCCGCAACCGACTCCTTTCACACTATCACCGGAAACTACCATTCACGATCCTTTTTAATCCACTAGTTATCATTGCATCATGATTATAAATGATTGATTTTGTCAAAATTTAGTTAGTATAGTTTAAAATAGTGGCTAtccaattataaaatacatgCAATGTATTGGCATATAAAATCCATGCGATTTGTCgcaatattttgaattttttttgtcacaatatTATGAtgaatcaaaaaatatatagggTATGAATGGTTACCAGGAAACGGCGAAGAATAATGCATTCTCTAACGTtcctgaaaaaaaattatcattcacaagaaataataattctctcttattctctttcatttctttttttttgtagagaattaaagaacaaaattattccttgttaaatttgataaaaaataatcattctttttcattcctgctattttatttccgtacatttttttttatttgttcctcTTGTTTTCCGGATGGTCACCAGTCAGACTCATAGTTTCATGAAAACCATACCTTTAAATTTATATCATCCTTCAAGTGCTAAATAGATtcaataattagattttctTGGTAATCTGGTTCTTGTAGTGAGTGAATGGAATTACGGTGATCTAACTACCCAATTAAAATATATGCAATGCATTGGCATGTAAAATCCATGCGATTTGTcacaatattttgattttttttttgtcaaaatattatgatgaatcacaaaatatatagtttcatgAAAAATGTACCTTTAAATTGATATCATCCTTCAAGTACTAAATAGATTCAGTAATTAGATTTTCTTGGTAATCTAGTTCTTGTAGTGAGTGAATGGAAATACGGTGATCTAAAATCAAGCGTTTAGTCATTTTAGAAGCAATTTTCCAAGcactttttaatcaaaaaagaaGCACTTCATTTTCATCATTTCTAAAAGTGCATTACAAAACTAGGGATTTCTTCACacataaaacaacaacaaattaTAGAATTTGGAGAAACAAATTCTTACACATAAGAAACGACAAGAAACATAGTATAGATCAaaccctttaacaaaaaaaaaaagaagcatagCAGGGATCAAAACAACATTGGGAAATTGCACCCTATAGccataaaaaaaacacaaacccaCTATCTAACTAAAAACACCCtctctatctttatttatcttccTATCCCTCTCTAACCTCTTactaaaaatctaattattcttttttttagttatttggcaaataagcCCCAAAACATtcgtgacaaaaaaataggGATCAAAAcacatgtacatatatatatatctagtgGTGACTGATCATCGACCCGACAGACACATGTTTGGTAATAAATATGACACAAACACAGAGATTTTTAAGTTTCCTCTCTTTTGGTCACATTACAAAGTTGTCCACATCTTACGGGTAAAACAATACTATTGCCCTATATACcgatcaaatattttatattacaaCACGTATATATAGGAGATAGCcacataaaatcataaaattacatataaaatcAAGAACCCGCCATATTGATCATGGATAGATACCTTTTCCTTATTATGAAGTTCAGGATCTGTTCTTGCAGTACTTCTCCATTGCTCTCGGAGCTAtaacagaaacaagaaaaacaaattaatttttattcgAAAAATAGAAAAGTGGAAAGACACACAAAATGAGTTAGATATACCAAGTCCAATTGCTTCAGCTCCCTTCATAATGCGCAAACGTTTGCATGAGTCGACAAACATTCTGAAATAGATATTCAAGTTTACGGTTAGAACATTGGTATGTGAGTCCTTAACATTTATAGTTTATTCTAAGGTTTTAGCCAATAATGTGGTGAGAAGAAGTTGATTGTGCCAGCTACGAATGAGCTTATTAGACTtattgatgtatatatatagtatatacaatTGCATAATTGGAAGATCCTCTTGTCTCTTGCCAACCAATGCATGGGTGTACGTATTTATAACACATAGAGTTTGAATACTTTGGCTTATTCTCTACCAATTTCGGAAACGTGTAATGAGTCGAGTTATTAGTTAAAAATCTGACACATTAGAGATTAAACTTGACTTACTCCCATGGGACATCCCCGACGAGCATCCAATCGCTATCTTTGTCCTCGTAGCTTGGAACGTAATCAGAACTATTAAGCAGATCCATTAGCTTGCTCTCGTTCATGAAATCTATCATTCCTTGTGCTCCATAGTTTCCTTGAAATTATTCAAAACattaacaaatcatataaatTTATGCGTTTATATGTATACCATATAGTAACTCGCATACTTATTACAATCTAATCCTTAACATATGTATGTAAATGCAAATTTACGATTTTTGATTATTGTACACATACCTACGGCTTTACGTGTTAAAATAGATACGTGAGTTTCCAAAATTCTTTACATACTAATTTATATGTGTCCCACTTTTTCGATATTACATTCTAACGCGTACCCATAGTAAAGGAGCTGAACATTTTAGCCAAAGCATCAGAGAGATCCTGATAGCTTTTGTACATCTTAAGGTCCACTTTCCTTAGGTAGGGAGCTCCGTCCATGGATACCTTCACCAATGCAGCTCCGGAAGCTCCTCCGCCGCTATTTCCAGCCTTCTCGCTGCTGGCCTCCTCCTTGCCGCTTGTCTTCTGCTGTGTGATGATGTTCTTCCTGTAGTTCCTCACAGGTGGCCATCCCACAACTTGGGCTCTACATACAACgacatttattatatatgtaaacatatcaATGTTATTACTAGATCTTTAATTTACTGTTATGGCTTGACTATAGATAAATGCTTTAATGTTTGCTTTCGCGATGAATAAATTGCTGTTTAAGCATCAACCACGCtaagttgtttcttttttctttagtggtatatatataatattgctaacaaaattaacttcaaagttatggattaatatatatatatattaaaaagtttatgtatatattaaaaggttatgttttttttgtaacacattaaaatgttatgtatatggtaatatatatatatatgtatgtaattTTCAACGTAACcagtttcaaaaagaaaaattggtTGGTGGTATGTTTACTCAAATCAGTCACAAAATAGTAAGCTTGGAGGataactattatatttatattataataaattagtgGTGAAGAGTGCGAATACGTCGTCCAAGAACTTACATAGAGATGGagattttttttggaacatttctTGCATAAATTAAGAGATGgagatttgttattttataaccatgtatttatatatgtatgtatgtatagcTTACTTAGCAGGAGGCTTAGCAGGGTCTTTGAGAAGAGTTGTCTCTTTGGAAGCTGAGGCGACGTTGTTAAGATCGACGGCTCCTTCTTTGTTGGATTGAAGATTGAGCATGAGATCAACGGTCTCTGAGAAGCCTCTCTTGTTTCCCACCGCCGATTTTGCCAGATTCTCGTTGGCCTCAGCGCCGCCGGGGAGGCCGAGACAGAGCTCCGTTGCCTTGAGGTTAATAAGCTGTCCGATCATGTTACCTGTAATAGATTATAGAtgttatttctctctctctctctgatttgGTAAGAGGGGAAGAAGGGAGAGGAAGGGGGCAATAATAATATAAGGAGAGAGGATGGTGGTGGGGTGTATGAACTGCATGTGCATGTCCTTTGCACTTTTTTTCTTCATGTGTGGGGTTTTTGCCACTTGGGATtattagatgtttttttttctttgtaacttATGATTATTAGAtgttaataaatcatttttactAGCTTTGGTTCTTTGTTTCATGATGATCAATAATTTTCTAGTTAAAACTTTTGATTGGTGATTGACAATGAATGATTTTGTCTAGCTATAAAGTAAAGGGACGGAATTAAAAATTAGTATCAACTTAAAACTATTTggattattttagtaaatttctTTTGTTCTGATAAccaaaaaattttgaatttttatagtCCCAGTTTCCTCATACTCTAATATACTGAATTTAAAAGGGATATTTCCTAGCAATGAACAACTAATCTACCCATTGTCTTTTTTGCCATAAAACCAATTTTTGACTATTTTAGACATTGGTTACTCTTGCACTATCTTAAAAAGTCATAATGAATGGTGACTAAGAAATGATGGGGAATAATGCATTCTCTGACGTTCCTacaaaaaatcaccattcacaaggaataatgttttatttctcattcttttttttctgtagagaaataaagaacaaaattattccttgttaaatttgaaaacgaacaaccattccttttcattcctgctATTTTATTCTTCTACGTTCTTTTTCTATTCGTTCCTTTTGTTTCCAGAATTGTCACCAGTCAGACCTATACTAATTTATTGAAAAgccaaaaatgtaaaattataaaacatgcTATTAATATACATGTATACCTATGAAAAATACTTTGTGATGAAATTactatcaaaattaaaaattaaaaacgtctACAAGAGTTTTTTTAAACTCAATCTACCATCTACGACAACTTGAAAATGTAATTTCACTGAAGAAATAATCCATTGATTTTAGGATACGAAATATATCACATATGAATCCAtctattttgtataatttacaCTCTAcgactattttatattttcaaagttagcatataaaatttgtaaacttTATGCACCAGTTTAGATATCATGTATTCTCTGAGAGAAAACTGATAAACAAAAACCATGGTTCCAAATTAAGTATTAAATTTCATTAACTCAACAAATGTAACTTTTATAAAATACACACAAAATATAACAAGAGAGAATAGGTTTGGGTATTTGTGTCTTCGACGTCTGGTACAATTCAGGTCTGATTTATCCGGATCCTCGACATTTGCATCCAACTaggtatttgaaaaaaaattggttcgggttcgggtcgatTTCTTTTGGATCCGGAATAGTCCGAGTCCATAATTCGACTACCTGTAACATACATGTAATTTTATACCAAATGAGACCGACTCGGTTTGGGTATTTAGGACCAAAAGAGACTCAAAGTACACGAAAACTGAAAAGCCGGACCACAAAAAAATGCCCGAAAATCAAACAATTAcctgaaaatattcaaatatccAAAAGACCCAAAATTTTACCCGAGGAACCAAAAACATCCAAAGTTTTATCTAAATACccgaaatatattttttaaaatttgaaatttcgtCTGGAACCTAAAATTATAACCGAAAAGGCGaaacaaaactttaaaaaaaaattgtatactgaaaacatatattaaatacCCAATTAACGTAGTATTCACAAAATTTGGGTATTTTGGTTACTCGGACTCAAACAGAGACCCGCGggttcaaaaaaattcaataggTATTTTTCCGATCACGGACCTGAACTTGTATTTCCTATCGGTTTCGGTTTACTTTTGGATTCAGGTAAAATTGTCATGCCTTAGAGAGAGTTAATAAGAGTGTACAtgcaaaatttcaaataaagtAATGCATAGATTATGtaattttaaacgaatttacTTATTCGATATACTACaactttataaaataataatatacaataaGACCAAAGAACTAATTCATatctaattttgtttataaCCCAAAAATACTTGCGCTTTTGAAGCGCATGTCAAATCTAGTTTCCattacagaaaaataaatagagCTAAATTTGAGAATACTTTCCTCTATTGTAGCATCCAAAGATAAAAATAGCAATTGGTTGAAGATTCTCTAAGATCACGAgctaaatttaaaatcaaaatttcaaaaaaaaattaaaaagaattttcgaatttcaaaaagaaaatttgaagaaaaaaaattgaaaacaaaatccaagaaatttttttataaaaattttaaatttgaaaacctATAGTTcgaaaattataagaaaattatagtttttttttagtttttttgtttttatttatttaaatacttatttatatttatgtatctATAAATCAAGGGTATAGAAGTCTTTTCCCTctttaatgaagaagatatttgtgAAAATGTCCTTTTAATGaaggtaaacatgaataatgttACAAACAGTATGGTAAACTTGAAATTCTCCCATATattaacttatattttaaatatgaaatattgttatgattattttaatttttttttaaaatgttaactgtaaattttttttttgatataaacataatttttatattcttaaataaaaaattatcaaaatctcCATATGAAAACATTGATCAAAAGATATTTAGAGAGAATTTACGTCTTCTAAATGCTTTTACAATAATTGTTGATTGAATAATTAAGAGAAATTGCTTGAAATATACTAAGTTTGATATCACTTTTCAAAACTactttaaaatttggatttcgggtttaatgattattatttagagtttagtatttaaggGGTGAGGTTAGGTTGataatcttttataaataaatcttaaacatttattaatgatttaggatggttaattttatttttgtactaaacttaaaagtatttataaaaatatatcgtttaaaggtaaatttgaaaagtaGTATCAAATTTGAGGTAAAGTAGAAATTTCTCCAGTAATTAGGAGAATATTATTTTAGGCAGTTCTGTCTATTAATATGATAATGAACCATCTAATATGGAAATATTTGCATGAATctgtttttgaatttatttccAACAAAATCacatattatttacaattgatatttatttatatattagatcaaattaatctaaatttttgaaataaaatttatattggtttaaaaaaaatttctttcaaACCAAAGAATATAAAAATCTTTTACCTTCAACCGTTTGTAAAACCCAAAAATATCTTGTAGACTTGTACCACTGCATTCAAATACAAACTAGCTAATCTTATAGGAACTCCTACAAAAACTTTCGACGTAAGTCAattgtatatttgtatataCTTTGTAAAGTCACCATGAGGGCAATCCTCCCACAAGGGAGCATGTATGATCGTTGATTTGAATATGCCATATACTACCCTTCATATCAAGTCTAGAACCATCGAACTTAAAATGATTTTGGCAATCTTGCAAATTATCATCATCTTGCTCTAATACcgttttagtttaaaaaaaaattaagctcaTGTCCaactatatcttttttttttgtcatcatgtCCAACTATATCTATTAGTGTAAGATAATTATCAGATTTTACAGAATGCTGAAAAGTTTTGTGcgtaactttagttttaaaaatgattGTTTATATGGTGGATC
This region of Brassica napus cultivar Da-Ae chromosome C5, Da-Ae, whole genome shotgun sequence genomic DNA includes:
- the LOC106367506 gene encoding auxin-responsive protein IAA7, with the protein product MIGQLINLKATELCLGLPGGAEANENLAKSAVGNKRGFSETVDLMLNLQSNKEGAVDLNNVASASKETTLLKDPAKPPAKAQVVGWPPVRNYRKNIITQQKTSGKEEASSEKAGNSGGGASGAALVKVSMDGAPYLRKVDLKMYKSYQDLSDALAKMFSSFTMGNYGAQGMIDFMNESKLMDLLNSSDYVPSYEDKDSDWMLVGDVPWEMFVDSCKRLRIMKGAEAIGLAPRAMEKYCKNRS